From a single bacterium genomic region:
- a CDS encoding sulfatase-like hydrolase/transferase has protein sequence MNPSMKQQQTPVDTRRREWLPLAAASVALLVTGFWAAPATVFLFNAGEVTTSLPTIITWSWPVQAGLIAVVALLGAIGRASGRRLLAAVLLALAALLYLQGNVLVRSYGKFDGSDIDWSRHATSGALEAAVWLGVLVAAVAFRRRLWRHAPGLAVVIVLLNGLTIGGHLLSGRTFAHATTSGLDEGFAGFSRDRNVLIVVMDAFASPVFEQMLADDQAWQDRLDGFTWYRDALAVYPTTLPSIPAILSGRTTDNARPVKAFLRESLARDSLPVVLQQQGFAATVITEPIYGEYFEGVPFAGTVSFLDGVPQNRHRRDALLIWNVALFRYAPHHLKMRIYADHRWLLRDDASTDSPAPGSRSPYSTAETYRAPSPNQMAGRILQERLLDTATATSRRPTFKFVHFFTTHMPWFLDADCVQLTQDLYAQLTEPQAVVAQSTCALNQFLALVKRLEELDVLDNTLVILTGDHGSHLELIPGAHEAALAAGRPSPTRVLPLLLVKPIGASGALKVSEAPVSLTDIAATVATAMEVTSVFPGRPLDEVPEGELRSRTCYDYTWLHDYWWEEYLPAMTEYKVEGAVRDPAAWSAGRALPTGPAAAASADSSAGR, from the coding sequence GTGAACCCGTCCATGAAGCAGCAGCAGACGCCAGTCGACACCCGGCGCCGCGAATGGCTGCCGCTGGCCGCCGCCTCCGTGGCCCTGCTGGTCACCGGCTTCTGGGCCGCGCCGGCCACCGTGTTCCTCTTCAATGCCGGTGAAGTCACTACTTCGTTGCCCACCATCATCACTTGGTCCTGGCCCGTTCAGGCCGGGCTGATCGCGGTGGTGGCGCTGCTCGGCGCCATCGGCAGGGCGAGCGGCCGCAGGCTCCTGGCCGCCGTGCTGCTGGCCCTGGCCGCCCTTTTGTATCTGCAGGGCAACGTCCTCGTCCGCAGCTACGGCAAGTTCGACGGCAGCGACATCGACTGGTCGCGCCACGCCACGAGTGGCGCACTGGAGGCGGCCGTCTGGCTGGGTGTGCTGGTCGCGGCTGTCGCCTTCCGCCGTCGCTTGTGGCGTCACGCGCCGGGACTGGCGGTCGTGATCGTGCTGCTCAACGGCCTGACGATCGGGGGCCATCTGCTGTCCGGCCGCACGTTCGCCCACGCCACCACCTCGGGGCTCGATGAGGGGTTCGCCGGCTTCTCGCGCGACCGCAATGTGCTCATCGTGGTCATGGATGCCTTCGCCTCGCCCGTCTTCGAGCAGATGCTGGCCGACGACCAGGCCTGGCAGGACCGGCTGGACGGCTTCACGTGGTACCGCGACGCCCTTGCCGTGTATCCCACGACGCTGCCCTCGATCCCGGCCATCCTCTCGGGCCGCACTACGGACAATGCGCGCCCGGTGAAGGCGTTCCTGCGCGAGAGCCTCGCGCGCGACTCGCTGCCCGTGGTGCTGCAGCAGCAGGGCTTCGCCGCCACCGTCATCACCGAACCCATCTACGGGGAGTACTTCGAGGGTGTGCCCTTCGCAGGCACCGTCTCGTTCCTGGACGGCGTGCCGCAGAACCGTCACCGTCGCGATGCGCTGCTGATCTGGAACGTCGCGCTTTTCCGCTACGCGCCGCACCACCTGAAGATGCGCATCTACGCCGACCATCGCTGGCTGCTGCGGGATGATGCGTCGACCGATTCTCCGGCGCCCGGGTCGCGATCGCCATATTCCACCGCCGAGACCTACCGCGCACCGTCACCCAACCAGATGGCGGGCCGGATCCTGCAGGAGCGGCTGCTCGACACCGCAACGGCCACGAGCCGGCGACCGACATTCAAGTTCGTCCACTTCTTCACTACCCACATGCCGTGGTTCCTCGACGCCGACTGTGTGCAGCTCACGCAGGATCTCTATGCGCAGCTGACCGAACCGCAGGCCGTCGTGGCCCAGAGCACCTGCGCCCTGAACCAGTTCCTGGCGCTCGTCAAGCGGCTGGAGGAACTGGATGTCCTCGACAACACGCTCGTGATCCTGACCGGCGACCACGGCAGCCACCTCGAGCTGATTCCCGGCGCGCACGAAGCGGCCCTGGCGGCGGGCAGGCCATCACCGACCAGGGTGTTGCCGCTGCTGCTGGTCAAGCCGATCGGCGCTTCCGGGGCGTTGAAGGTGTCCGAAGCCCCAGTGAGCCTGACGGACATCGCTGCGACGGTCGCGACAGCGATGGAGGTCACATCCGTATTCCCCGGTCGTCCGCTGGACGAAGTGCCCGAGGGTGAGCTCCGTTCGCGGACCTGCTACGACTACACCTGGCTGCACGACTACTGGTGGGAGGAATACCTGCCGGCCATGACGGAGTACAAGGTGGAGGGCGCGGTCCGGGATCCGGCGGCCTGGAGCGCGGGGCGCGCGCTGCCCACCGGGCCTGCCGCGGCCGCCAGCGCGGACAGCAGCGCCGGGCGGTAG
- a CDS encoding SAM-dependent methyltransferase, whose protein sequence is MPTSDGRLASSFRDPGGFMFRHEGRLHRQVNRCAADDFHLLQGSGLYDELVAKGLLVAHREVSLDLARSAEAIAVIEPDPIPFISYPYEWCFTQLKDAALATLRIQSLALKKGLVLKDASAYNIQFRQGQPVLIDTLSFTAYRDGEPWAAYQQFCRHFLAPLALMAGRDIRLGALLREHIDGVPLDLAARLLPWRSRLQPGLLMHIHAHAASQRRHAGRETSAHNVRVSRRSLEGIVDSLRRTVQGLRWRPGATEWGDYYGATNYTDAAMEHKRTLVGSFLAEAGAGIVWDLGANDGTFSRLAAERGRLVVAADRDPAAVERNWLHCRQGKQPLMLPLLVDLTNPSPALGWAHAERLSLLQRGPAGAVMALALVHHLAISNNVPLDVLARFLAAAGTHLIIEFVPKSDSQVQRLLSTREDIFPHYDLTGFRDAFGSAFETMRAEPVAGTARTLFLLRSRHTA, encoded by the coding sequence ATGCCGACCAGTGACGGCCGCCTTGCCTCCTCGTTCCGCGATCCGGGCGGCTTCATGTTCCGGCACGAGGGACGCCTGCACCGCCAGGTGAATCGCTGCGCCGCGGACGACTTTCACCTGCTCCAAGGGTCAGGGCTCTACGATGAGCTGGTGGCGAAGGGGCTGCTGGTCGCTCACCGCGAGGTGTCACTGGATCTGGCCAGGTCTGCCGAAGCGATTGCCGTCATCGAACCCGACCCCATCCCGTTCATCAGCTATCCGTACGAGTGGTGCTTCACGCAGCTGAAGGATGCCGCCCTGGCCACGCTGCGGATCCAGTCGCTGGCCCTGAAGAAGGGGCTGGTTCTGAAGGACGCATCCGCGTACAACATCCAGTTCAGGCAGGGACAACCCGTCCTCATCGATACGCTCTCGTTCACGGCGTATCGCGACGGCGAACCCTGGGCGGCCTACCAGCAGTTCTGCCGGCATTTCCTGGCGCCGCTGGCGCTCATGGCTGGGCGCGATATCAGGCTGGGCGCGCTGCTGCGCGAGCACATCGACGGCGTGCCGTTGGACCTGGCCGCCCGCTTGTTGCCCTGGCGGTCGCGGCTGCAGCCGGGGCTGCTCATGCACATCCACGCCCATGCGGCGAGCCAGCGCAGGCATGCCGGTCGCGAAACATCCGCTCACAACGTCAGGGTCTCGCGACGCTCGCTGGAAGGGATCGTCGACAGCCTGCGTCGCACGGTCCAGGGACTGCGCTGGCGCCCCGGCGCCACGGAGTGGGGCGACTACTACGGCGCCACGAACTACACCGACGCCGCCATGGAGCACAAGCGCACCCTGGTCGGCTCCTTTCTGGCCGAAGCCGGCGCCGGCATCGTCTGGGACCTGGGTGCCAACGACGGCACTTTCAGCCGCCTGGCCGCAGAGCGGGGCCGACTGGTTGTTGCCGCCGACCGGGATCCCGCGGCCGTCGAGCGGAACTGGCTGCACTGTCGGCAGGGCAAGCAACCGTTGATGCTGCCCCTGTTGGTGGATCTGACGAATCCCAGCCCGGCCCTGGGCTGGGCCCATGCGGAGCGCCTGTCGCTGCTCCAGCGCGGGCCGGCGGGGGCGGTCATGGCGCTGGCGCTCGTGCATCACCTGGCCATCAGCAACAATGTGCCCCTCGATGTGCTCGCGCGCTTCCTGGCCGCGGCCGGTACGCACCTCATCATCGAGTTCGTTCCGAAGTCCGATTCCCAGGTGCAGCGCCTGCTGTCCACGCGTGAGGATATCTTCCCGCACTACGATCTCACGGGATTTCGTGACGCTTTCGGGAGCGCGTTCGAGACGATGAGGGCAGAGCCCGTCGCGGGCACCGCGCGCACGCTGTTTCTCCTGCGCAGTCGGCATACGGCCTGA
- the lpdA gene encoding dihydrolipoyl dehydrogenase: protein MEATKKHDLVVIGAGPGGYAAAIRAAQLGLDTACVEREPRLGGTCLRVGCIPSKALLESSEKYAEARHGLAQHGVLVKDAGLDLAAMMARKDGIVTTLTEGIAGLFKANKVTRYEGTARLDGPGRVVVGEQVLEAARIMIATGSTAASLPGVALDGDRIGDSTAALAWPAVPQRLVVIGAGYIGLELGSVWARLGAQVTVVEYLDRILPGTDGEIARVALQLFRKQGLEFVLGARVTGAQVTGAKSKAKQVEVAIEGRDPLVADRVLVAVGRKPHTEGLGLESAGVALDARGFIRIDEQHQAAPGIWAVGDVVGGLLLAHKATDEGVAVAEQLAGRVGHFDPAVIPAVCYTDPEIAGVGRTEEQLREGGVPFRKGVSSFRSNGRALALGHVDGRVKVLAHAETDRVLGVHIIGPRAGDLIAEAAAAMAFGASAEDIDSVCHAHPTLSEVVREAAFGAGGRAGK from the coding sequence ATGGAAGCAACGAAGAAGCACGACCTGGTCGTGATCGGCGCCGGCCCCGGCGGCTACGCCGCGGCGATCCGCGCGGCGCAGCTGGGCCTCGACACGGCCTGCGTGGAGAGGGAGCCGCGACTGGGCGGCACCTGCCTTCGGGTGGGCTGCATCCCGAGCAAGGCACTGCTCGAGTCCAGCGAGAAGTACGCCGAGGCCCGGCACGGGCTGGCGCAGCACGGGGTGCTCGTGAAGGACGCGGGCCTGGACCTGGCGGCGATGATGGCTCGCAAGGACGGCATCGTCACGACGCTGACCGAGGGCATCGCGGGCCTGTTCAAGGCGAACAAGGTGACGCGCTACGAGGGCACGGCGCGCCTGGACGGGCCGGGTCGCGTCGTGGTGGGTGAACAGGTGCTCGAGGCTGCGCGGATCATGATCGCCACCGGCAGCACCGCGGCGTCGCTGCCCGGCGTGGCGCTCGACGGCGACCGCATCGGCGACTCGACGGCGGCCCTGGCCTGGCCCGCGGTCCCGCAGCGCCTGGTCGTCATCGGCGCCGGCTACATCGGCCTGGAACTGGGATCGGTCTGGGCCCGCCTGGGCGCGCAGGTGACGGTGGTCGAGTACCTCGACCGCATCCTGCCCGGCACCGACGGCGAGATCGCGCGCGTGGCGCTGCAGTTGTTCAGGAAGCAGGGATTGGAGTTCGTGCTTGGCGCCCGCGTGACGGGTGCGCAGGTCACCGGCGCAAAGTCGAAGGCGAAGCAGGTCGAGGTGGCAATCGAGGGTCGCGACCCGCTGGTCGCCGACCGCGTGCTCGTGGCCGTCGGCCGGAAGCCCCACACCGAAGGCCTCGGCCTGGAATCGGCGGGCGTGGCGCTCGATGCGCGCGGCTTCATCCGCATCGACGAGCAGCACCAGGCCGCGCCCGGCATCTGGGCCGTGGGCGATGTCGTCGGCGGCCTGCTGCTGGCGCACAAGGCGACCGACGAAGGCGTCGCGGTGGCCGAACAGCTGGCCGGGCGCGTCGGCCACTTCGACCCGGCCGTGATCCCGGCCGTGTGCTACACCGATCCGGAGATTGCCGGCGTGGGCCGCACCGAGGAGCAGCTCAGGGAGGGCGGCGTGCCGTTCCGCAAGGGCGTCAGCAGCTTCCGCAGCAACGGGCGGGCGCTCGCCCTCGGCCACGTCGATGGCCGGGTCAAGGTGCTGGCGCACGCGGAAACCGACCGCGTGCTGGGCGTGCACATCATCGGGCCGCGGGCCGGCGACCTCATTGCCGAAGCCGCGGCTGCGATGGCCTTCGGCGCCAGCGCCGAGGACATCGACAGCGTGTGCCACGCGCATCCGACGTTGTCGGAGGTGGTGCGGGAGGCGGCGTTTGGTGCCGGGGGGCGAGCAGGCAAATAG
- the odhB gene encoding 2-oxoglutarate dehydrogenase complex dihydrolipoyllysine-residue succinyltransferase, giving the protein MPLEVKVPALGESIQEVQVSAWLKQPGENVALDEPLIELETDKATVEVPAPAAGVVVEIVAAVGAVLKVGDVLARIEAGGAAKVAKPAVAAAPSAAPAKSPAADAERTIMPAARRVLAENALDADLVTGTGPGGRVLKEDAVRAVAGAVPNAVPSAVPSPAPVVAPMPPASAFTGERRTRTVRMSPIRRKIAERLVQAQRDAALLTTFNEIDLSRVKALRSEHQEAFQARYGVKLGIMSFFVKAAVEALQMVPEINASVEGDSTVYHDYCDIGIAVGGGKGLVVPVIRNAEGLGFGDLERIIADFAKRAQANKLDLDELQGGTFTISNGGIFGSLLSTPIVNPPQSGVLGLHAIQDRPVAINGQVVIRPMMYVALTYDHRLVDGRESVAFLAHIKHCVEQPERLLLKV; this is encoded by the coding sequence ATGCCGCTCGAGGTGAAGGTCCCCGCGCTCGGGGAGTCCATCCAGGAAGTCCAGGTCTCGGCCTGGCTGAAGCAGCCCGGCGAGAACGTGGCGCTGGACGAGCCCCTGATCGAGCTCGAGACGGACAAGGCGACGGTGGAGGTGCCGGCGCCCGCGGCCGGCGTCGTGGTCGAGATCGTGGCCGCCGTCGGCGCGGTGCTCAAGGTGGGCGATGTGCTCGCGCGGATCGAGGCGGGGGGAGCCGCGAAGGTTGCGAAGCCGGCGGTTGCCGCGGCGCCGTCAGCGGCACCTGCGAAGTCGCCGGCCGCCGACGCGGAGCGGACGATCATGCCGGCGGCCCGGCGCGTGCTCGCGGAGAACGCGCTCGACGCCGACCTGGTCACGGGCACCGGCCCCGGAGGCCGCGTGCTCAAGGAGGACGCCGTTCGGGCGGTGGCGGGCGCCGTGCCGAATGCCGTGCCGTCTGCCGTGCCGTCACCGGCGCCGGTCGTCGCGCCGATGCCGCCGGCATCCGCGTTCACGGGCGAGCGCAGGACGCGCACCGTGCGCATGAGTCCCATCCGGCGCAAGATCGCCGAGCGCCTGGTGCAGGCGCAGCGCGACGCGGCCCTGCTCACGACGTTCAACGAGATCGACCTGTCGCGCGTCAAGGCCCTGCGCAGCGAGCACCAGGAAGCCTTCCAGGCCCGCTACGGCGTGAAGCTCGGCATCATGAGCTTCTTCGTGAAGGCGGCGGTCGAGGCGCTGCAGATGGTTCCCGAGATCAATGCGAGTGTCGAGGGCGACAGCACCGTCTATCACGACTACTGTGACATCGGCATCGCCGTGGGCGGTGGCAAGGGCCTGGTCGTGCCGGTGATCCGCAACGCCGAAGGCCTGGGCTTCGGCGACCTGGAGCGGATCATCGCCGACTTCGCCAAGCGTGCCCAGGCCAACAAGCTCGACCTCGATGAACTGCAGGGCGGCACGTTCACCATCAGCAACGGCGGCATCTTCGGCTCGCTGTTGTCGACGCCTATCGTCAACCCGCCGCAGAGCGGGGTGCTGGGCCTGCATGCGATCCAGGACCGCCCCGTTGCGATCAACGGGCAGGTCGTTATCCGCCCCATGATGTACGTGGCACTCACCTACGACCATCGCCTGGTCGACGGCCGCGAATCGGTGGCGTTCCTCGCGCACATCAAGCACTGCGTCGAGCAGCCCGAGCGGCTGCTGCTGAAGGTCTGA
- a CDS encoding 2-oxoglutarate dehydrogenase E1 component encodes MNQDNPDNPNTLSLSYADRLWHSWQADPDSVPQAWRDWFATQGGSPTAPGYRPSGHLDDRALDDQNKVDQLVRNFRVRGHGIARLDPLREPPSAPPELTLEYYGFGEADLDRVFAAGTLSPGDMLPLREILRRLQATYSRFIGVQYMHIDDLQVRQWLQTRMEPTENRLELTPEVQRRILQRLIDAEIFEEFIQNKYLGAKRFSLEGGETVIPLLDLAIEHAGLQGLEKIVIGMAHRGRLNVLANILGKSPRKIFAEFEDADPEQFVGYGDVKYHLGHHSDWTTLQGTVVHLSLCFNPSHLEFVGPVALGRVRARQDRVGDLDHEKSMAILIHGDASFIGQGVTQETLNLSQLAGYESGGTVHVVINNQIGFTTDPEEARSSRYCTDVARMLQTPVFHVNGEDPEAVAQVVRLALDFRRQWRRDVIIDMYCFRRRGHNETDEPAFTQPLMYEAIRRRPSVRAGYLDRLTRSNHVTVEMAEQMAVSRRQHLQSTLDEVREAPRVAAPTVERKRVLGPVWREYQGGPEPGGPPVLTGVPRARLEEILRALAAVPVGFTPHRKIERLLEQRRAIADGKHAVDWAAAECLAYGSLALDGHPVRLSGQDSQRGTFGHRHSVLHDVNTGAIHASLQHLAPGQAPVQTINSPLSEVAVMAFEYGYSLTYPEALVIWEAQFGDFCNVAQPIIDQFITSGETKWGMLSGLVLMLPHGMEGMGPEHSSARLERFLSLAAADNIQIANPTTPAQLFHLLRRQVWRHWRKPLVMLSPKSLLRLPACVSTLEELTEGAFHPVLGDPEAPDPATVSRVLVCSGKVFYDLLEERRRRGRSDVAILRLEQMYPLPASALIEAVDAFRDGTELVWVQEEPANMGMWPYLRYRFGEKFLGRPLVGACRPEAASPATGSAGAHTIELALLMDRVFGAVSGPGLITGARGA; translated from the coding sequence ATGAATCAGGACAACCCCGACAATCCCAATACACTGAGCCTGTCCTACGCCGACCGGCTGTGGCACTCATGGCAGGCCGATCCCGACAGCGTGCCTCAGGCCTGGCGCGACTGGTTCGCGACGCAGGGCGGCAGCCCCACGGCTCCCGGCTACCGGCCCTCGGGCCACCTCGACGATCGCGCACTCGACGACCAGAACAAGGTCGACCAGCTGGTGCGCAACTTCCGCGTGCGGGGGCACGGCATCGCCCGCCTGGATCCGTTGCGCGAGCCGCCGTCGGCGCCGCCCGAGCTGACGCTGGAATACTACGGGTTCGGCGAGGCCGACCTCGACCGCGTGTTCGCCGCCGGCACGCTCAGCCCGGGCGACATGCTGCCGTTGCGCGAGATCCTGCGCCGCTTGCAGGCAACCTATTCGCGGTTCATCGGCGTGCAGTACATGCACATCGACGACCTGCAGGTTCGCCAGTGGCTGCAGACGCGCATGGAGCCGACGGAGAACCGCCTCGAGCTGACGCCGGAAGTGCAGCGGCGCATCCTGCAGCGCCTGATCGACGCCGAGATATTCGAGGAGTTCATCCAGAACAAGTACCTCGGCGCCAAGCGGTTCAGCCTCGAGGGCGGCGAGACGGTGATCCCGCTGCTGGACCTGGCCATCGAACATGCCGGTCTCCAGGGACTGGAGAAGATCGTCATCGGCATGGCCCACCGCGGCCGGTTAAACGTGCTGGCCAACATCCTGGGCAAGAGCCCGCGGAAGATCTTCGCCGAATTCGAGGACGCCGACCCCGAGCAGTTCGTGGGCTACGGCGACGTGAAGTACCACCTCGGCCACCATTCGGATTGGACTACGCTGCAGGGCACCGTGGTGCACCTGTCACTGTGCTTCAATCCCAGCCACCTGGAATTCGTGGGCCCGGTGGCGCTGGGTCGGGTTCGCGCGCGGCAGGATCGCGTCGGCGACCTGGACCACGAGAAGTCGATGGCTATCCTCATCCACGGTGATGCCTCGTTCATCGGCCAGGGCGTCACGCAGGAGACGCTCAACCTGTCGCAGCTGGCGGGCTACGAGAGCGGCGGCACGGTGCATGTGGTGATCAACAACCAGATCGGGTTTACGACCGACCCCGAGGAGGCGCGCTCCAGCCGCTACTGCACCGATGTGGCCCGCATGCTGCAGACGCCCGTCTTCCACGTGAACGGCGAGGATCCCGAGGCGGTGGCGCAGGTCGTCAGGCTGGCGCTCGATTTCCGGCGGCAGTGGCGTCGCGACGTCATCATCGACATGTACTGCTTCCGGCGCCGCGGGCACAACGAGACCGACGAACCGGCCTTCACCCAGCCGTTGATGTACGAGGCGATCCGACGGCGGCCGTCAGTGCGCGCCGGCTATCTCGACCGGTTGACGCGCTCGAACCACGTCACCGTGGAGATGGCCGAGCAGATGGCCGTCAGCCGCCGGCAGCACCTGCAGTCGACGCTGGACGAGGTGCGCGAGGCGCCGCGCGTCGCCGCGCCGACGGTCGAGCGCAAGCGCGTGCTGGGGCCGGTCTGGCGGGAATACCAGGGCGGGCCGGAGCCGGGCGGGCCGCCTGTGTTGACGGGCGTGCCGCGCGCCAGGCTCGAGGAGATCCTGCGCGCCCTGGCGGCCGTGCCGGTCGGGTTCACGCCGCACCGGAAGATCGAACGCCTGCTGGAACAGCGGCGAGCCATTGCCGACGGTAAGCATGCCGTCGACTGGGCGGCGGCCGAGTGCCTGGCCTACGGGTCGCTGGCGCTCGACGGACATCCGGTGCGCCTGAGCGGCCAGGACAGCCAGCGCGGCACGTTCGGGCATCGCCATTCCGTGCTTCACGACGTGAACACGGGCGCCATCCATGCTTCGCTGCAGCACCTGGCCCCGGGGCAGGCGCCGGTGCAGACGATCAACAGCCCGCTGTCGGAAGTGGCCGTGATGGCGTTCGAATACGGCTACAGCCTGACCTATCCCGAGGCGCTCGTCATCTGGGAGGCGCAGTTCGGCGATTTCTGCAATGTGGCGCAGCCCATCATCGACCAGTTCATCACCAGCGGCGAGACCAAGTGGGGCATGCTGTCGGGCCTGGTGCTGATGCTGCCGCACGGCATGGAGGGCATGGGGCCCGAGCATTCCAGCGCGCGGCTCGAGCGGTTCCTGAGCCTGGCCGCCGCCGACAACATCCAGATCGCCAACCCGACGACGCCGGCCCAGTTGTTCCACCTGCTGCGACGCCAGGTCTGGCGCCACTGGCGCAAGCCGCTGGTGATGCTCAGTCCCAAGAGCCTGCTGCGGCTTCCCGCCTGCGTGTCTACGCTGGAAGAGTTGACCGAAGGCGCATTCCATCCGGTGCTGGGTGACCCCGAGGCGCCCGATCCGGCGACCGTGTCGCGCGTGCTGGTCTGCAGCGGCAAGGTCTTCTATGACCTGCTCGAGGAACGCCGGCGTCGTGGTCGCAGTGATGTGGCCATCCTGCGACTCGAACAGATGTACCCGCTGCCGGCCAGTGCGCTGATCGAGGCGGTGGACGCGTTCCGCGACGGCACCGAGCTCGTCTGGGTGCAGGAGGAGCCGGCCAACATGGGCATGTGGCCGTACCTGAGGTACCGTTTCGGGGAGAAGTTCCTGGGCCGCCCGCTGGTCGGAGCCTGTCGCCCGGAAGCGGCGAGCCCGGCCACCGGCTCGGCCGGGGCCCACACGATCGAACTGGCCCTGCTGATGGATCGCGTGTTCGGCGCGGTCAGCGGACCGGGCCTGATCACGGGCGCCCGCGGCGCCTGA
- a CDS encoding TerC/Alx family metal homeostasis membrane protein, which translates to MIWVWTGFIAFVLLMLALDLGVFHRKAHVIGVKEALRWSAFWIALGLSFGIFIWFAYDAHWFGLGLGIDVVDGAANDGRTALGKYLTGYVVEKSLSVDNIFVIVMIFSYFGVPALYQHRVLFWGILGALILRGTMIAVGAKLIHEFHWVLYVFAVFLIGTAFKMLFMKTENADPEHNAVVRLTRRLFPITSRFHGEHFIVRAGTTASKESEVPGAAVLRDEVVEKARPGALLLTPLALALVMVETTDLIFAVDSIPAIFAITGDPFLVFTSNVFAILGLRSLYFALAGAVDKFRYLKVSLALVLLVVGVKMLIAGWLKSILGEHFNALLLLVVLAILGIGVACSLLADRRDARRG; encoded by the coding sequence ATGATCTGGGTGTGGACGGGTTTCATCGCTTTCGTGCTCCTGATGCTGGCCCTGGACCTGGGCGTCTTCCACCGGAAGGCGCACGTGATCGGCGTGAAGGAAGCCCTCCGCTGGTCGGCGTTCTGGATCGCACTGGGGCTCTCGTTCGGCATCTTCATCTGGTTCGCCTACGATGCCCACTGGTTCGGGCTCGGGTTGGGCATCGACGTTGTCGATGGCGCCGCCAACGACGGCCGCACCGCACTGGGCAAGTACCTCACCGGCTACGTCGTCGAGAAGTCGCTCAGCGTCGACAACATCTTCGTGATCGTCATGATCTTCAGCTATTTCGGCGTGCCGGCCCTGTACCAGCACCGGGTTCTGTTCTGGGGCATCCTCGGCGCGCTCATCCTGCGCGGGACGATGATCGCCGTCGGCGCGAAGCTCATCCACGAGTTCCACTGGGTCCTCTACGTCTTCGCCGTGTTCCTCATCGGCACCGCGTTCAAGATGCTGTTCATGAAGACGGAGAATGCGGACCCCGAACACAATGCTGTCGTCAGGCTCACGCGCCGGCTGTTTCCGATCACGTCGCGCTTCCACGGCGAGCACTTCATCGTGCGGGCCGGGACCACCGCCTCGAAGGAAAGCGAAGTGCCGGGCGCCGCCGTGCTGCGCGACGAAGTGGTCGAGAAGGCGCGCCCCGGCGCCCTGCTGCTGACGCCGCTGGCGCTGGCGCTGGTCATGGTGGAGACCACCGACCTCATCTTCGCCGTCGACTCGATCCCGGCGATCTTCGCCATCACCGGCGACCCGTTCCTGGTCTTCACGAGCAATGTTTTCGCGATCCTCGGCCTGCGTTCGCTGTATTTCGCCCTGGCCGGGGCCGTCGACAAGTTCCGCTACCTGAAGGTCTCGCTGGCGCTGGTGCTGCTCGTGGTCGGCGTGAAGATGCTGATCGCCGGCTGGCTGAAGAGCATCCTCGGCGAGCACTTCAACGCCCTGCTGCTGCTGGTCGTCCTGGCCATCCTCGGCATCGGCGTGGCCTGTTCGCTGCTTGCGGACAGGCGGGATGCCCGGCGCGGGTAG